Genomic DNA from Dehalococcoidales bacterium:
TTTAAGAGCGTGTTTTGCTTTGCGGTAATAAAGCAACAGCTCTAAGTAGTTTAGTAATATAATAGAGGCCGGGATAAAACCGGCCTCTATTTTTATCTGGTTGGAGGATTGAAGTATGGAAGAACTTTCTGATAGACAGATATCACAGTATTTGCAACGCAGTTATGAGGCTGTAGATGGGCTCTGGTTTATGAAGGTGGAAGAAAAATTAGGTTTTGACACCGCTCTGGAAATCGACGGAGAAGTATGGAAAGTTCTTCCTAAAATACAGGCACGGATGTTAAAAAACATGCTTAGGCTGGAAAACGGAATTGACGGACTGGCTAAAAGTCTCGCAGCCAGGTTTAATATCGATGGATTTAGATACAGGCTTGAAAAGCAGGCTGATAGAGATCTTAATATCAGCATCAGTGTTTGTCCATGGCATCAGCTGATGAAAAAATCGGGAAGGGTTACCCTTTCCGGCAGGGTAGGTGATATGGTTTGTGCAGCAGATCACACTGCCTGGGCAAAGGAATTTGGTGAAGACATCAAATTCCATCTTTCAAAGCAGATATGCAAGGGAGATCCAGTTTGCATAATGCATTTCACTTGTCTCTAATTGAAGTAATGACGCATATGAAGTAATCGAAATGAAAACCGCGGTTGGATTTATACCCAACCGCGGTTTTCATTTACTGGTTAAGGTTTAAAGGTTTAGTACATGTCTCCCATGCCACCGGGCATGGCGGGTGGGGTCTTCTCTTTCTCGGGTATATCGGCTACCAGAGACTCAGTTACCAATACCATATTGGCAATGCTGGCAGCGTTCTGAAGAGCAGCGCGGGTTACTTTAGTGGGATCGATAATTCCCATATTAACCATTTCCCCAAATTCGCCAGTTGAGGCGTTGAAGCCTATACCAGGTTTGCTTTTCTTGACTGCGTCGGCGATAACTGCACCATCGAAACCAGCGTTGTTGGCAATAGCGCGAATTGGTTCCT
This window encodes:
- a CDS encoding DUF6125 family protein, whose protein sequence is MEELSDRQISQYLQRSYEAVDGLWFMKVEEKLGFDTALEIDGEVWKVLPKIQARMLKNMLRLENGIDGLAKSLAARFNIDGFRYRLEKQADRDLNISISVCPWHQLMKKSGRVTLSGRVGDMVCAADHTAWAKEFGEDIKFHLSKQICKGDPVCIMHFTCL